From Micromonospora echinospora:
CGGCGCCGCCGCCACCGCAGCGCTCACCACAGTGGAACCGGGCGCGACCGCCACCGTGGCGTCGACCGGGGTACGGCTGCGCGACGGCGAGGTGGTGCTCCGCTCGGTGGCCGCCACTCCGGACGGCGGCGGGCTGGACACGCTCTGGCCGGTCGGCGCACCCGGCCGGTACGAGGTGACCGCGGGCTACGTGACGCTGCCGGTGACCGGCGCGGCGGATCTGTGCGCGGGCGCGACGGCGCTGCGGACCACCACGTTCACCGTGTCCGACGACGGCGGGACCGGTCTCCGTCGGCTCTGGGTGGTGGCCGGGGGAGCGCTGGCGCTGCTCGCCGTCGCGCTGGTCGTACTGCTGCTGGTGCGCCGCCGACGCCGGCCGACCGCCGCCGCCGTGGCGCTGCTGCTGGTCGCAGTCGGCGCGCTCGTCGGCGGTGGCGCCCGGCCGGCGCGGGCCGACTACGGCGTCGACCCGACCGCCGGTGTGCCGGTCAGCGGCGTCGACTTCCAGGCGGCTGTCGACGGCTGCCTGGCCGGATTCGCGCTACCCGGCGGCGATCCGTCCGGCCTGCTGCCGAGGCTGCGGGACAAGAAGAGTCCCCGGGTGCGGATCATCCCGACCACCGGCGGCTCCGGCGCGTTCGAGACGCCGCAGAGCGCCGACGGCAAGGGCTCCTCGACCGTCACGTGGAACCCGACCTCCACCGACCCGTACGGCGACGGGGTGGCCCGCGACCCCTGCGCCGCGCTCTACCACGAGCTGAACCACGCCGACGACATCTCCCGCGACGCCGTGCCGCAGGGCGAGTGCGGCGGCACCGCCATCCGTACCGCCGAGGTGAAGGCGACGCTCGCGGAGAACCGCTACCGGGCGGCGAAGGGGTTGCCGCCGCGCACCGAGTACGACGGGAAGACGCTGCCGAAGAGCCTCGACGAGTGCAAGAAGCCGGCCAAGAAGACGCCGCCGCCGAAGGGCCCGGTGAAGCTCTGCGAGGACGGCGCCGACTGCGGCGGCAGCAACGGTGATCCGCACCTGGTCACGTTCGACCGGGTCGCGTACGACTTCCAGGCCGTGGGCGAGTTCGTCCTGGTCGCGTCCACCGGCGGCGACCCGCTGGAGGTGCAGGTCCGGCAGACCCCGATGGCGGGCACGCGGACCGCCTCGGTCAACTCGGCTGTCGCGTTCCGCATCGGCGCGCACCGCGTCGCGCTCACCCTCACCGGCGGCGGCACCCGGGTGCACGTCGATGGCGCGCCGCTCGCCGCGCCGTCGGACCGCACCGACCTGGCCGGCGGCGGCACCCTCGCCCGCCGTCCGTCGGACACCGGCCCCGCCGACGGGTACGACGTGACGTGGCCCGACGGCTCGGCGGCGGCGGTGGACCAGATCGGCAGCTACGGCTACCGGGTCCTGGTGCGGCTGGCCGACGGCCGGGCCGGAAAGGTACGCGGACTGCTCGGCGACTTCGACGGCGACCCGGCCGACGACATCGCGCCCGCCTCCGGGGCGGCACTGGCCCAGCCGGTGCCGTTCGACAAGCTCTATCCCGCGTACGCGGACAGCTGGCGGATCGCCGCGGGCCGATCCCTGCTGCACTACGACGACGGGCAGGACACCGGCACCTTCACCGACCGCGCGTTCCCGGAACGTGAGGTCACCGTCGGCGATCTCGACCCGGCCCGGCGCGCGGCGGCCGAGCAGATCTGCCGCTGGGCCGGCGTGACCGCGCCCGCCCAGCTCGCCGAGTGCGTCTTCGACGTCGCGGTCAGCGGCCGCCCCGAGTTCGCCGTGGCGGGTGCGAGCACCGAGCGGGTCGCCCCGCCGGCCGCCACCCCGATCAGCGCCGTACCCGTCGCCGCCGCCACGCTCACCCCCGGCGGGGCGCCGCTGACGTTCGCCGCCCGCGCTGGAGACGCCGTCTTCGTCGACGGCACCGCGCCCGGGATCGGCGACCGCTGCTCGCCGTACGTGCTCACCGACCCGGGCGGCCGGGAGATCGCCAGCGGCTGCAACATCAACGGCAACGGGTACGTCGACCGCGTCGAACTCACCGCCACCGGCACGTACGCGCTGCGGGTCACCGCCGCGCCGGGCGACACCGGCCGCGCCGCGGTGCGGGTGTACACGGCCCGGGACAGCGACGGCACGATGCAACCGAACGGCCCGGCGGTCACCGCGACAGTCGAGCAACCCGGCGCGCGGGCCCGCTACCGGTTCACCGGGAGCGCAGGTGAGCGCGTCTACGTGGAGGTGCCGACGAGCAGCCTCACCGACCAGTGCTCCCCGCTGGAACTGCGGGACGCCGACGGGCGGCTGCTGCGTAGCGGCTGCGTGATCAACGGGGCCGGCGAGATCGACGGCACGGTGCTGTCCGCCGACGGGACGTACACAGTGGTGGTCGACCCGATCGAGCGCAGCACCGGCACGACCACGCTGCGGGTGGTCACCAGCCGGGACCGGGACGCGGCGGTGACGCTCGGCGGACCGCCGGTCGTCGCGACGGTGGACCGGCCCGGCGCGGTCACCACCTACCGGTTCACCGCCTCGGCCGGCACGTCGGTGACGCTGGCCGCGACCGCCTCCGATCTGCCCGACCAGTGCGGCGTACTGGCGCTGCGCGGCCCGGACGGAAGCACGATCACCACCGGTTGCGTGATCAACGGGGCAGGCGAGACCGGGCCGACGGTGTTGCCGGCGTCCGGGACGTACACCCTGGTGGTGGACCCGTCCGGGGCCGCTACCGGGCAGGTCACGATGGCGCTGCGGTGAGGCCGACCCTGCTTTTCCGGGGTGGTGTCCGGGCGTGCTAACGTCTCGTCCCGTTGTCAGCGAGCGCCGCTAGCTCAACTGGCAGAGCAGCGGACTCTTAATCCGCGGGTTCGGGGTTCGAGTCCCTGGCGGCGCACAGATGGCAGAGGCCCTGGTTCGGTTACCCCGCACCAGGGCCTCTCGTCATGTCTGCTCGGGTGCGGCGGCCTGGCCGCCCCCGGACCCATCGACGGCCGGACGGAATAGATCATATTCTGATCCGTCGAAGGAGGCCGTCGTGTCCACCACCCGGAGTGTGCTCACCCCGGCCACGCCGGCCGGTCCAGGCGGCCTGCGCCCCCGCGTCTGGACCGCGCTGATCGTGCTCGGACTCGTCGGGCAGATGGCCTGGACCATCGAGAACATCTACCTGAACCTGTTCGTGTACGACACGATCACCGACGACCCCAACGTGATCGCCACGATGGTCGCCGCCAGCGCCGCGACCGCCACTGTCGCCACCCTGCTGCTAGGCGCCCTCTCCGACCGGACCGGCCGGCGCAGGTCGTTCATCGCCGGTGGCTACCTGCTGTGGGGTGTCTCCACCGCCGCCTTCGGCTTCCTGACCGTGGGTTTCGTGGAGGACATCGCGCCCGTCGCGAACGTCGTGCTCGTCACGGCGATCGCGGTCATCACCCTCGACTGCCTGATGTCCTTCCTCGGCTCTGGGGCCAACGACGCGGCGTTCCAGGCGTGGGTCACCGACGTGACCGAGCCGGCGAACCGCGGCCGGGTCGAGTCGGTGCTCGCGATCATGCCGCTGGTCTCGATGCTGGTGATCTTCGGCGGGTTCGACGGGCTGGCCCGCACCGGGAACTGGCAACTGTTCTTCGTGGTCATCGGCGTGATCATGGCCGGGGCCGGTCTGCTGGCCTGGTTCCTGGTCGAGGACAGCCCGTCACTCGTCCGGCACGAGGGCGGTTACCTGCGCGCCGTCGTCCACGGTCTGCGCCCGGCCGCCATGCGGGCCAACCCGGGGCTCTACCTCGCCCTGGCCGCCTGGTCGATCTGGGGGATCTCCACGCAGGTGTTCCTGCCGTATCTGATCATCTACCTCCAGCGGTACCTGCGGATCGAGGGGTACGCGATCGTCCTGGCTGTCGTCCTCGTCACGGCGTCGGCGGTGAGCGTGGTCGGCGGGCGGCTCATCGACCGCGTCGGCAAGGTGCGCTTCCTGCTGCCGGCGGTAGTGGTGTACGGCACCGGCCTGGCGCTGATGTTCTTCGCCCGCGGCATGGTTCCCGTGATCGCCGCCGGGATCGTGATGATGTCGGGCTTCATGCTCGTCCTCGCCCCGATCGGCGCCATCGTGCGCGACTACTCGCCACCGGACCGGGCCGGCCATGTCCAGGGGCTGCGGATGGTCTTCGCCATCCTCGTCCCGATGCTCGTCGGCCCCTACCTCGGCGCTGCCGTGATCACCGGCGCCGGCGAGGTCTACGAGGATCTCGGCGTGGTGAAGCAGGTCCCGACGCCGGGCATCTTCCTCATGGCGCTGGCCGTGCTGGTCCTCATCGCGGTGCCGGCCGTGGCGCTGCGGCGGCGGGAGCAGGAGGCCCGGGCATGACGCTGCTGACCCCATGGGGTGCCACGCTCGACGCGGAGCGTGTCCTGCCCGAGTATCCCCGCCCGCAGTTCGCCCGGGACAGCTATCTCAACCTCAACGGCCGGTGGGAGTACGCGATCACCGGTTCGGCCACCGAGCCCGAACGCTACGACGGCGAGATCATCGTGCCGTTCTCCCCGGAGTCCACGCTCTCCGGCGTCGGGCGACAGCTCCAGCCGGGCGAGACGCTCTGGTACCGCCGTCCGCTGACACTGCCGGCGGGCTTCCACGCTGCCGGCTCGCGGCTGCTGCTGCACTTCGGCGCGGTCGACCAGACCTGCCAGGTCTACCTGAACGATGTTCCGGTCGGCGACCACACCGGCGGGTATCTGCCGTTCACCTGCGACATCACCGACGCGCTCCGCGAGGACGCCAACGTCCTGGTCGTGGCGGTCCAGGACGACAGCGACACCGGCCACCACTCCCGGGGCAAGCAGCGGCTGCGCCGCGGCGGCATCTGGTACACCGCCCAGTCCGGCATCTGGCAGACGGTGTGGGCCGAGAGCGTGCCCGCCGTGCACCTGCGAAGCCTCACCCTGACTCCGCTCCTCGACGAGCGGTGCGTCGAGGTGACAGCGCACGCGACGGCGGATGCCGGCGACGCCGGCATCCGGATCCTGGCCGACGGGATCGCGGTGGCCGAGGCCACCGCGCCGGTCGGCGTGGCCGTGCGCATCCCGATGCCCGAGGTACGGCAGTGGAGCCCCGAGGATCCGTTCCTCTACGACGTCACCGCCGAGCTGGGCGCGGATCGGGTCCGCAGCTATTTCGGCATGCGCTCGTTCGGTGTCGGGCCGGACGGGGACGGCGTGCCCCGGCTGCTGCTCAACGGCCGGCCGTACTTCCACGCCGGGATCCTCGACCAGGGCTACTGGTCGGACGGCATGTACACGGCGCCCTCCGACGAGGCGATGATCGCCGACATCGCCACCATGAAGCGGCTCGGGTTCACCATGCTGCGCAAGCACATCAAGATCGAGCCGCTGCGCTGGTATCACCACTGCGACCGGCTGGGGATGCTGGTCTGGCAGGACATGGTCAACGGCGGCAGCAGTTACCACCCGCTGGTCGTCACCGCGCCGGCGGTGACGCCGCTGCGGCTGCCCGACCGGGGCCGGTGGCGGCGCTGGTTCGGCCGTGCCGACGCCGGCGGACGGGACCGGTTCCGGGCCGAGCTGCGCGAAACCGTCGAGCATCTGCGCAACGTGGTGAGCCTCGCCGTGTGGGTGCCCTTCAACGAGGGCTGGGGGCAGTTCGACGCGGCCCGGATCGCCCGCGACGTCGCCGAACTCGACAGTACCCGCACTGTCGACCACGCCAGCGGCTGGCACGACCAGGGCGGGGGCGACCTGCGCAGCCTGCACGTCTACTTCCGCCGCTTCCGGGTGCCGCGGCGACGCGGCGACCGCCGGGTGCTGGTGCTGTCGGAGTACGGCGGCTACAACCTGCGCGTCGACGGGCACGCGTTCAGCCGCAAGGATTTCGGCTACCGGCGGTGCCGGAGCGCCGAGGACCTGGCGGAGGCGTTCACGCGGCTGCACACCGAGCAGATCGTGCCCGCGATCCGGGCCGGTCTGAGCGCGACCGTCTACACCCAGCTGTCCGACGTGGAGGACGAGCTGAACGGTCTGCTCACGTACGACCGGCGCGTGGTCAAGCTTCCCGAGGAAGTGGTCCGGCAGGTCAACGAGAGGCTGCGTCACCAGCGGTTCTGAGCTTCCTCCGCCCAGCCGACCAGGCCGTCCAGAGCCACCCGCTCGCCGTCGTCCGCCTGGGCCCAGCCGGAGAAGTGCCCGAAGCACTGGTGGGTCTCACTGGCCACGACGCCGAGGTTGGTGCGGGAGACCTTCTCGTGGAACGGGTGGAACTCCACCTCGACGCGATCACCGCTGATCCGCCACGGCCGCAGCCAGTCGCGGCGGTCGTAGCTCCAGCATAGTTCGGCACCGAGCTTGTTCAGCCGGCCGCCGGTGAACAGCGCGTTCTCGGTCGAGCCGGTGCCGTCGGTCCACTTGCCGCCGAGCTGGATCGACACGTCCGGTCCGCTGCCCGCCGCCCAGTTCCACGTGATCGCGTACGGCCATCTGCCCCGGCCGTGGTCGAGCACGGCGAACGAGTCGTCCTCGGCCACTGTGTGCGTCGTGCCGTTCACCCGCAGCGAGCCGCGCACCGGGCGGCCGACG
This genomic window contains:
- a CDS encoding VWD domain-containing protein, yielding MRWILRLVAALAVLVTALATGAASGAAAPADGGLGLALRPGQADYRSGDQVRLDLTVTNTTGAACALATRAVGTVQVIGVRRDGRDLTPTLARSFHDDGIGAAATAALTTVEPGATATVASTGVRLRDGEVVLRSVAATPDGGGLDTLWPVGAPGRYEVTAGYVTLPVTGAADLCAGATALRTTTFTVSDDGGTGLRRLWVVAGGALALLAVALVVLLLVRRRRRPTAAAVALLLVAVGALVGGGARPARADYGVDPTAGVPVSGVDFQAAVDGCLAGFALPGGDPSGLLPRLRDKKSPRVRIIPTTGGSGAFETPQSADGKGSSTVTWNPTSTDPYGDGVARDPCAALYHELNHADDISRDAVPQGECGGTAIRTAEVKATLAENRYRAAKGLPPRTEYDGKTLPKSLDECKKPAKKTPPPKGPVKLCEDGADCGGSNGDPHLVTFDRVAYDFQAVGEFVLVASTGGDPLEVQVRQTPMAGTRTASVNSAVAFRIGAHRVALTLTGGGTRVHVDGAPLAAPSDRTDLAGGGTLARRPSDTGPADGYDVTWPDGSAAAVDQIGSYGYRVLVRLADGRAGKVRGLLGDFDGDPADDIAPASGAALAQPVPFDKLYPAYADSWRIAAGRSLLHYDDGQDTGTFTDRAFPEREVTVGDLDPARRAAAEQICRWAGVTAPAQLAECVFDVAVSGRPEFAVAGASTERVAPPAATPISAVPVAAATLTPGGAPLTFAARAGDAVFVDGTAPGIGDRCSPYVLTDPGGREIASGCNINGNGYVDRVELTATGTYALRVTAAPGDTGRAAVRVYTARDSDGTMQPNGPAVTATVEQPGARARYRFTGSAGERVYVEVPTSSLTDQCSPLELRDADGRLLRSGCVINGAGEIDGTVLSADGTYTVVVDPIERSTGTTTLRVVTSRDRDAAVTLGGPPVVATVDRPGAVTTYRFTASAGTSVTLAATASDLPDQCGVLALRGPDGSTITTGCVINGAGETGPTVLPASGTYTLVVDPSGAATGQVTMALR
- a CDS encoding MFS transporter, producing the protein MSTTRSVLTPATPAGPGGLRPRVWTALIVLGLVGQMAWTIENIYLNLFVYDTITDDPNVIATMVAASAATATVATLLLGALSDRTGRRRSFIAGGYLLWGVSTAAFGFLTVGFVEDIAPVANVVLVTAIAVITLDCLMSFLGSGANDAAFQAWVTDVTEPANRGRVESVLAIMPLVSMLVIFGGFDGLARTGNWQLFFVVIGVIMAGAGLLAWFLVEDSPSLVRHEGGYLRAVVHGLRPAAMRANPGLYLALAAWSIWGISTQVFLPYLIIYLQRYLRIEGYAIVLAVVLVTASAVSVVGGRLIDRVGKVRFLLPAVVVYGTGLALMFFARGMVPVIAAGIVMMSGFMLVLAPIGAIVRDYSPPDRAGHVQGLRMVFAILVPMLVGPYLGAAVITGAGEVYEDLGVVKQVPTPGIFLMALAVLVLIAVPAVALRRREQEARA
- a CDS encoding glycoside hydrolase family 2 protein — its product is MTLLTPWGATLDAERVLPEYPRPQFARDSYLNLNGRWEYAITGSATEPERYDGEIIVPFSPESTLSGVGRQLQPGETLWYRRPLTLPAGFHAAGSRLLLHFGAVDQTCQVYLNDVPVGDHTGGYLPFTCDITDALREDANVLVVAVQDDSDTGHHSRGKQRLRRGGIWYTAQSGIWQTVWAESVPAVHLRSLTLTPLLDERCVEVTAHATADAGDAGIRILADGIAVAEATAPVGVAVRIPMPEVRQWSPEDPFLYDVTAELGADRVRSYFGMRSFGVGPDGDGVPRLLLNGRPYFHAGILDQGYWSDGMYTAPSDEAMIADIATMKRLGFTMLRKHIKIEPLRWYHHCDRLGMLVWQDMVNGGSSYHPLVVTAPAVTPLRLPDRGRWRRWFGRADAGGRDRFRAELRETVEHLRNVVSLAVWVPFNEGWGQFDAARIARDVAELDSTRTVDHASGWHDQGGGDLRSLHVYFRRFRVPRRRGDRRVLVLSEYGGYNLRVDGHAFSRKDFGYRRCRSAEDLAEAFTRLHTEQIVPAIRAGLSATVYTQLSDVEDELNGLLTYDRRVVKLPEEVVRQVNERLRHQRF